In Virgibacillus proomii, a single window of DNA contains:
- a CDS encoding anti-sigma-F factor Fin family protein, which translates to MPIIYLCRHCGQKIGSIQQKVIDTTMLGFDQLTMKEKEEMITYKPNGDVHIKVICENCEEALGHHPHYHELDFFIQ; encoded by the coding sequence TTGCCTATCATATATTTATGCAGGCATTGTGGTCAGAAAATAGGAAGCATTCAACAGAAGGTTATAGATACAACAATGCTAGGTTTTGATCAATTAACGATGAAGGAAAAAGAAGAGATGATCACTTATAAACCAAATGGAGATGTCCATATAAAGGTTATCTGTGAGAATTGTGAAGAAGCCTTAGGACATCATCCACATTATCATGAATTAGACTTTTTTATACAATAA
- the mfd gene encoding transcription-repair coupling factor yields the protein MKGIQSYLQSKEDIQSVIKGILAGMDEQLVAGLSGSARGLLVSAIHGEVKKPILLITHQLVQAQQLYDDLTGFISEEEVHLYPVNELIASEIAIASPELRSQRIESLMAWSKNRSGILIAPVAALKRILPPPDYWEKYQLPFKLGEDIDVEAYLSSLVDMGYNHASMVTSPGEFSRRGGIIDVYPLTEKHPIRIELFDEEIDSIRYFDAETQRSLDKLKEITIGPATELLLSQTDIYAAGERVEEALAETLKTLKSKESKETLTEVVKTDIERLKNLEHFSEMYKYIGYMYRQPASLLDYLPQDGQIIIDEMSRIQETALHLDTEEADWYSSLLASHQMVKNSVFSFDWHAIWERMKQPRLYMSVFLRHIPNTQPKNIINLSSRPMQEFHGQMHLLKNELKRWEKGDYSVVVVASDENRAEKIHSIFLDYDMEFGIAKHLYLPVEKPTITVGNISSGVELPMHKVVLVTEQELFKKRTKRPRKQQKISNAERIKDYQELKVGDYVVHANHGIGKYLGIETLQVNDLHKDYMLIKYSGDDKLFVPIDQIDQVQKFVGSEGKEPRLYKLGGSEWKKVKRKVQSSVEDIADDLIKLYAEREARKGFAFSKDTEMQREFEASFQYQETEDQLRCIEEIKRDMEKERPMDRLLCGDVGYGKTEVAIRAAFKAIMDDKQVALLVPTTILAQQHFETIRERFQDYPISIGLLSRFRTRKQQKETLEKLRKGTIDIVIGTHRLLSKDVQYHDLGLLIVDEEQRFGVKHKEKIKQLKTNVDVLTLTATPIPRTLHMSMLGVRDLSVIETPPENRFPVQTYVMEYNPVFIREAIEREMARGGQVFFLHNRVENIEEVARELGRHVDARIAVAHGQMNETELENVIFAFLEGEFDVLVSTTIIETGVDIPNVNTLIVNDADRMGLSQLYQLRGRVGRSNRVAYAYFTYKRDKVLTEVAEKRLQAIKEFTELGSGFKIAMRDLSIRGAGNLLGAQQHGFIDSVGFDMYSQMLKEAIDARKEGKDTKDIKPFESELTLNIDAYIPDEYIDDEKQKIDIYKQFQTMESRADAEDLRDELIDRFGDYPEEVDHLFTVAILKMLAKRERIVSISEKNNKIEVLVDEERSQQIDGAKLFEIANTFGRGVQLGTEKNKLKLVFKYTKDTKADRYSNVAEFIEKLTDVNRKS from the coding sequence ATGAAGGGTATACAATCATATTTACAATCGAAAGAAGATATACAGTCCGTGATTAAAGGAATATTAGCTGGAATGGATGAGCAGCTAGTTGCTGGATTATCAGGTTCAGCTAGAGGACTGCTTGTATCTGCAATTCATGGTGAAGTCAAAAAGCCTATTTTGCTTATAACGCACCAACTAGTACAGGCGCAACAATTATATGATGACCTTACTGGGTTTATTAGTGAAGAAGAGGTCCATTTATATCCAGTGAACGAATTAATTGCATCAGAAATTGCGATTGCTAGTCCCGAATTGCGAAGTCAGCGTATCGAGTCATTAATGGCTTGGTCAAAAAATAGGTCGGGAATTTTAATTGCCCCTGTTGCAGCATTAAAGCGAATTCTTCCTCCACCAGACTATTGGGAGAAATATCAACTTCCTTTTAAACTAGGTGAGGATATTGATGTCGAAGCTTACCTATCTTCTTTAGTAGACATGGGCTACAATCATGCTTCTATGGTTACTTCTCCTGGTGAGTTTAGTAGACGTGGTGGAATTATTGATGTTTATCCACTCACCGAGAAGCATCCGATTCGCATTGAATTATTTGATGAAGAAATTGATTCGATTAGGTATTTTGACGCAGAAACGCAGCGTTCCTTAGATAAACTAAAAGAAATTACAATTGGTCCGGCTACAGAGTTACTGTTAAGTCAAACTGATATTTACGCTGCTGGTGAGCGTGTCGAGGAAGCGCTTGCTGAAACATTAAAAACGCTCAAATCTAAAGAATCAAAGGAAACGCTTACAGAAGTAGTGAAGACTGACATAGAACGTTTAAAAAATCTGGAGCATTTTTCAGAAATGTATAAATATATTGGTTATATGTATAGGCAGCCAGCTAGTTTACTAGATTATTTACCACAGGATGGTCAAATTATTATCGATGAAATGAGTCGAATACAAGAGACGGCTTTACATTTGGATACAGAAGAGGCAGATTGGTATAGTAGCCTCCTAGCATCCCATCAGATGGTAAAAAATAGCGTTTTTTCCTTTGATTGGCATGCCATTTGGGAACGAATGAAACAGCCGCGACTGTATATGTCTGTATTTTTACGCCATATTCCAAATACACAACCGAAAAATATTATTAATTTATCCTCTAGACCCATGCAAGAGTTTCATGGACAAATGCATTTATTAAAGAATGAATTGAAAAGATGGGAAAAAGGGGATTACTCCGTTGTCGTTGTAGCATCAGATGAGAACCGAGCTGAAAAGATCCATTCTATTTTCTTAGATTATGATATGGAATTTGGTATTGCGAAACATCTGTATCTTCCGGTTGAAAAACCGACGATTACAGTAGGTAATATTTCCAGCGGCGTTGAACTGCCAATGCATAAGGTAGTTCTAGTTACGGAGCAGGAGTTATTTAAGAAACGAACAAAACGGCCACGAAAACAGCAGAAAATATCTAATGCTGAGCGAATTAAGGATTATCAAGAATTAAAGGTTGGCGATTATGTTGTCCATGCAAACCATGGTATTGGAAAGTATCTTGGTATTGAGACATTACAAGTAAACGATTTGCATAAAGATTATATGCTAATCAAATATTCCGGCGATGATAAGTTATTTGTACCGATTGATCAAATCGATCAAGTGCAAAAGTTTGTTGGCTCAGAAGGAAAAGAGCCTAGGTTGTATAAATTAGGCGGAAGTGAATGGAAAAAAGTAAAACGCAAAGTTCAATCCTCCGTGGAAGATATAGCAGATGACTTAATTAAATTGTATGCTGAAAGAGAAGCGAGAAAGGGATTTGCCTTTTCAAAAGATACAGAAATGCAGAGAGAGTTTGAAGCGTCCTTCCAATATCAGGAAACAGAGGATCAATTGCGTTGTATAGAAGAGATCAAACGAGATATGGAAAAAGAACGCCCGATGGATCGTTTGCTCTGCGGTGATGTAGGTTATGGGAAAACCGAAGTCGCTATTCGTGCAGCATTTAAAGCCATTATGGATGATAAGCAAGTCGCTTTATTAGTCCCTACTACCATTTTGGCACAGCAGCATTTTGAGACGATTCGAGAGCGGTTCCAGGATTATCCAATATCTATTGGGCTGTTGAGTAGATTCCGAACTAGAAAGCAACAGAAAGAAACATTGGAAAAATTACGAAAAGGTACGATTGATATTGTTATTGGAACGCATCGTCTTTTATCTAAAGACGTACAGTACCATGATTTAGGTCTTTTAATTGTCGATGAGGAGCAGCGTTTTGGAGTTAAACATAAGGAAAAAATTAAACAGCTAAAAACAAATGTAGACGTACTTACCTTGACAGCTACACCAATTCCGAGGACACTTCATATGTCCATGCTTGGTGTTCGGGATCTGTCCGTTATCGAAACACCACCAGAAAACCGTTTCCCAGTTCAGACATATGTCATGGAATATAATCCCGTTTTTATACGTGAAGCAATTGAACGAGAAATGGCACGTGGTGGGCAAGTATTCTTTCTTCATAATCGGGTAGAAAATATTGAAGAAGTAGCGAGAGAGCTAGGAAGACATGTTGACGCGAGAATTGCTGTTGCTCATGGACAAATGAACGAAACAGAACTGGAAAATGTCATTTTCGCTTTTTTAGAAGGGGAATTTGATGTACTTGTTAGCACGACCATTATCGAAACCGGTGTCGATATTCCTAATGTAAATACGTTAATAGTCAATGATGCGGACCGGATGGGATTGAGTCAACTGTATCAATTGCGTGGTCGGGTCGGTCGTTCTAATCGAGTTGCTTATGCCTACTTTACGTACAAAAGAGATAAAGTGTTGACAGAGGTAGCAGAAAAAAGATTGCAAGCAATAAAAGAATTTACAGAGTTAGGCTCCGGATTTAAAATAGCGATGCGCGATTTATCCATTCGCGGAGCGGGAAATCTATTAGGTGCTCAGCAACATGGATTTATAGATTCAGTAGGTTTTGATATGTACTCACAAATGCTAAAAGAAGCGATTGATGCTCGAAAAGAAGGTAAGGATACAAAAGATATTAAACCGTTTGAATCAGAATTAACATTAAATATCGATGCATATATTCCTGATGAGTATATTGATGATGAAAAACAGAAAATTGATATTTATAAACAATTTCAAACGATGGAATCCAGAGCAGATGCGGAAGATTTACGTGATGAATTAATCGATCGTTTTGGTGATTATCCAGAGGAAGTTGACCATTTATTTACGGTAGCGATACTAAAAATGCTAGCTAAGCGAGAAAGAATAGTATCAATTAGTGAAAAAAATAACAAAATAGAAGTACTCGTAGATGAAGAACGTAGTCAGCAAATTGATGGCGCAAAACTATTTGAAATAGCAAATACATTTGGTCGAGGCGTACAGCTGGGTACGGAAAAGAATAAGCTAAAGCTTGTATTTAAATATACAAAAGATACAAAAGCCGATCGTTACTCTAATGTAGCAGAATTTATTGAAAAACTAACAGATGTAAATCGTAAATCGTAA